DNA from Chryseomicrobium sp. FSL W7-1435:
CGATGAAGATGTGCGCAAGTTCTATAACGGCTTTGGCACGAGTGATGTGTCACTGATCGGTCTGGCGTTAAAGGGGGATGTTCATGAATCCGGAGATTAATTTACTTCCCGTCTTTGAAAAGCGAAAGCCGGAAAGTTTTCTTGGCCTTATTTTATTTATTGTAGTATTGGGTGCACTTATTGTATTTTTAGCGATTTACTTGATGGGGATTAAACAAGATGCAGCCGATTTAGCTGCTGAGGAACAAAACCTGATTGCCCAGCGAACAGCTCTTCAACAGCAAGTGACTTCCACTGATCCTGAACCGGAAATTACGTATGCAGATGCAGTGCTATTTGTCGAAACTAATTCGTATCCTGTTTCTCCACTGTATGAAGAAATTCAAAACTTAGCCGACGCCAATACATACGTCCGCAACTATAGTTTTAGCCCGGAAGCCATTACGCTAGCAGTCGATTTTGAAACGAAATCGGAAATCGCCTTTTTTGTAGAGAATTTGATGAAAAGCAACTACTTTGCTAACGTTCAAGTCGATAGTATTTTAGAATTCGAGCCACTTAGTACAACGGAAGAACCTGAAGGCATTGTTGAAGAAGAGCAAGTAGCCCCGCGCTACACGGCTTCGATTCGCATTACGCCACTTCCTGAGTTTGTCGCACAGGGGGTGACGCAGCCATGATGGATTCTATTCGTGAAAACAAGCGAGCCGCTCTTTTACTGTTAGGTGCTGTGATTGCCTTACTTCTTGCGGGCATTTACTACTTATATATTGTGCCACTTCAACAAGAAAATGACGCGAAACGAAATGCCAATGCACTCATCCAATCCGAAATCGTCGTTCTTCAAGAACAAGTGGGAGACGGAGAAGGTGAACTTCCTTTACAAGATGACCCTTACGAACTGATGAAGAAAGTTCCGAATCAACTGGAGCTGGATAAAATCATTCGGACGATTGAAGAGATTGAATTGATCACCGACACAAAAGTTGGCAGCATCAACTTCAATGGCTATGAATCCGAAGGTGTCACTGGTTTTGCCGAAGAAGAAGAGGAAGATGTTGTGAACGAAGAACCAGAACAACAAGCCGAAACACCAGAAACGGATGAAGAGACTCCTGAACCAGGCGACTCCTCAACAGAGGCTCGTGAAGAAGCCTCAACGGAAGAAACACCCACTTCGACAATCTCTGTAGCAGACCTGCCACTCGAGCTTCGTATGATTACGATGACGATTGACGTGACAGCCGAGACAGAAGAGCAACTCGTTGCTATAATGAAAGAAATCGAAAACTTAGAACGCGTGTACCGTATCGACGCACTTGATACAGGACTTCCTGGAGAAGAGCAGATTGCTTCTGAAGCAGAAGAGCAGATCAGTGCATCTG
Protein-coding regions in this window:
- a CDS encoding PilN domain-containing protein — encoded protein: MNPEINLLPVFEKRKPESFLGLILFIVVLGALIVFLAIYLMGIKQDAADLAAEEQNLIAQRTALQQQVTSTDPEPEITYADAVLFVETNSYPVSPLYEEIQNLADANTYVRNYSFSPEAITLAVDFETKSEIAFFVENLMKSNYFANVQVDSILEFEPLSTTEEPEGIVEEEQVAPRYTASIRITPLPEFVAQGVTQP